A region of Dioscorea cayenensis subsp. rotundata cultivar TDr96_F1 chromosome 5, TDr96_F1_v2_PseudoChromosome.rev07_lg8_w22 25.fasta, whole genome shotgun sequence DNA encodes the following proteins:
- the LOC120261373 gene encoding uncharacterized protein LOC120261373 has translation MESSSPRQRFFSSLDLVEKRMASESAKKTLTEANPIPFSSSSNDQLRSPLYLLNTNPIPVSGTSSSGPPLDFLSNDSPQEQRSSDDGDGDEIEQLIELLGGEKGINLKCEKEESRLDGWIEYYRRERKEPARLAHLLLGKAVSFSGDGAFAGLGFPSTVHDFLRNDPPMR, from the coding sequence ATGGAGTCCTCGTCTCCTCGTCAGCGTTTCTTCTCATCTCTCGATCTCGTTGAGAAGAGAATGGCATCAGAAAGCGCAAAGAAAACCCTAACCGAAGCCAATCCGATCCCCTTCTCATCCTCCTCCAATGATCAGCTCAGATCTCCTCTCTACCTCCTCAACACGAACCCCATTCCCGTCTCCGGCACCAGCAGCAGCGGCCCTCCGCTCGATTTCCTATCGAATGATTCGCCTCAGGAGCAGCGATCTTCCGATGATGGTGATGGGGATGAAATCGAACAACTGATTGAACTACTCGGCGGAGAGAAAGGGATCAACTTGAAATGCGAGAAGGAAGAGAGCAGGTTGGATGGGTGGATAGAGTATTACCGGAGAGAGAGGAAGGAGCCGGCGAGGCTGGCGCATTTGCTCCTGGGCAAAGCTGTGTCTTTTTCCGGCGATGGAGCGTTTGCGGGATTAGGGTTTCCGAGCACCGTCCACGACTTCTTGCGAAATGATCCGCCGATGAGATAA
- the LOC120261612 gene encoding LOW QUALITY PROTEIN: protein MEI2-like 2 (The sequence of the model RefSeq protein was modified relative to this genomic sequence to represent the inferred CDS: deleted 2 bases in 2 codons) translates to MEQSSDHSAQAAGPSNIPLWKRGHKVGTHGWGIPSGTNACQTSNDASLFTSSLPVLPHAKLTFGDSGNGVCCNGDTSFAPEDLCNDMETKASSKDDFDLNSVELLLPDDDELFAGIIDGHGIDITGSPSPPNEAEEDDVFGSGGGLELDSDPIDSLSAGLANASISNGHVGNGVGHYGIPNGVGTVAGEHPYGEHPSRTLFVRNLTSSVEDSELRSLFGHYGDIRAIYTGSKQRGFVMISYYDIRDARKAMRALQNKPLRRKKLDIHFSIPKENPSEKDMNQGTLVVFNLDSSVSNDLLLRIFGACGEVKEIRETPHKHYHKFIEYYDVRAAEAALRSLNNCEIAGKRIKLQPSRPGGTRRSLMQNLSQDLEQDDMRNFRHQIGSPIASSPPGAWPQLVSLNDNHQFQTLSKSPTAGTIGLVGNNYLSGLTSVFPSMGSNSLKIAPIGKDQTRINHADQVYSTSNPSHGVAFQHPIPVPDSGREGTAHLNSSSGTVSSLGLSNSGGSSIGTLNGPQFLWGSPISPYTENSQSSAWSSPSAGHSLTSNGLVQGQRFCYPNHGSFLPLSNHDHHEHVGSAPSGVPFERHYDFFPESTETSFMSQLSRGSLGINGQNDGNSINIGVSAPMNPGAGSKRNVSENCSPTYWMMSSQRDGNSFFGNAPYPGSNMAERFIEHGRSRRANVSSSQLDINQQYHLDLEKIKSGEDTRTTLMIKNIPNKYTSKMLLSAINEKHKGAYDFLYLPIDFKNKCNVGYAFVNMLSPSHVIPFHQTFNGKKWEKFNSEKVATLAYARIQGKPALIAHFQNSSLMNEDKKCRPILLNCEGSEVSDQEPFPSDGIHIYSPKSLNSYSTIDDQSLEGHR, encoded by the exons ATGGAACAGTCTTCTGATCACTCAGCCCAAGCTG CAGGTCCATCAAATATTCCATTGTGGAAGAGGGGTCACAAGGTTGGGACTCATGGATGGGGTATTCCGTCTGGAACAAATGCATGTCAAACATCAAATGATGCTAGCCTTTTCACGAGCTCTTTGCCTGTTCTTCCTCATGCAAAGT TGACTTTTGGGGATTCAGGCAATGGTGTTTGTTGTAATGGGGACACCTCATTTGCACCAGAGGATCTTTGTAATGATATGGAGACTAAGGCATCTTCAAAAGATGATTTTGACCTCAACAGTGTTGAGTTATTGCTACCTGATGATGATGAGCTCTTTGCTGGTATAATCGATGGTCATGGTATCGACATTACTGGCTCACCTAGCCCACCGAATGAAGCAGAAGAGGATGATGTTTTTGGTAGCGGGGGAGGTTTGGAATTAGATTCTGATCCTATTGATAGTCTCTCAGCTGGTCTGGCAAATGCAAGTATTAGTAATGGCCATGTTGGGAATGGAGTGGGTCACTATGGCATTCCAAACGGGGTTGGAACTGTGGCTGGTGAGCATCCATATGGAGAACATCCTTCCAGAACATTGTTTGTGCGGAACTTGACTAGTAGTGTTGAAGATTCAGAATTGCGATCTCTATTTGGG CATTATGGTGATATACGTGCTATCTACACTGGGAGCAAACAAAGGGGATTTGTGATGATTTCGTACTATGACATTCGAGATGCTAGAAAAGCAATGCGGGCATTACAAAATAAACCTTTACGACGAAAAAAACTTGATATTCATTTTTCGATTCCCAAG GAGAACCCATCTGAAAAGGACATGAACCAGGGAACTCTTGTAGTTTTTAATTTGGATTCTTCAGTTTCTAATGATCTCCTTCTCCGGATATTTGGCGCCTGTGGTGAAGTGAAGGAG ATAAGGGAGACACCACATAAACACTACCACAAGTTTATTGAATATTATGATGTAAGAGCAGCAGAAGCAGCTCTTCGTTCACTGAACAACTGTGAGATTGCTGGCAAGCGTATAAAGCTGCAACCTAGCCGTCCTGGTGGAACTCGTCGAAG CTTGATGCAGAACTTGAGCCAGGACCTGGAACAAGATGACATGCGAAATTTCAGGCATCAGATTGGTTCACCTATAGCGAGTTCTCCTCCTG GTGCATGGCCACAATTGGTGAGT TTAAATGATAATCATCAATTTCAAACCTTAAGCAAGTCACCAACTGCTGGAACCATTGGTCTTGTGGGTAATAATTATTTGTCAGGATTAACTTCTGTATTTCCTTCCATGGGTTCAAACTCTCTGAAGATTGCACCCATTGGGAAAGATCAAACTAGAATTAATCATGCTGACCAGGTATATTCTACTAGCAACCCATCACATGGAGTTGCATTTCAGCATCCTATTCCTGTTCCAGATTCTGGTAGGGAAGGGACAGCCCATTTGAACTCAAGTTCTGGAACTGTATCTTCGCTTGGTCTCTCAAATTCTGGTGGATCTAGCATCGGGACACTAAATGGACCTCAATTTCTTTGGGGAAGCCCTATTTCTCCTTACACAGAAAATTCTCAATCTTCTGCCTGGTCATCACCATCTGCA GGACATTCACTCACATCCAATGGCCTGGTGCAGGGACAGCGCTTTTGTTATCCAAATCATGGATCTTTTCTCCCTTTATCAAACCATGACCACCACGAGCATGTCGGTTCCGCCCCGTCTGGTGTTCCTTTTGAGAGGCActatgatttcttccctgagtCAACGGAAACATCTTTCATGAGCCAGCTTTCTCGAGGAAGTTTGGGTATCAATGGTCAAAATGATGGAAATTCAATCAACATTGGTGTTTCAGCTCCTATGAATCCTGGTGCTGGTTCAAAGAGAAACGTATCTGAGAACTGTTCTCCCACTTATTGGATGATGTCCTCACAGAGAGATGGGAATTCATTCTTTGGAAATGCACCATATCCAGGGTCAAACATGGCTGAACGATTTATTGAGCATGGACGGAGTCGGCGAGCTAACGTCAGTAGCAGTCAACTGGACATAAACCAACAGTATCATCTAGACTTGGAGAAAATTAAAAGCGGGGAAGATACCAGGACaacattaatgataaaaaatattccaaataa GTACACCTCAAAGATGCTATTGTCTGCAATCAATGAGAAGCACAAGGGTGCTTATGATTTTCTCTACCTGCCAATTGATTTTAAG aATAAGTGCAACGTAGGCTATGCATTTGTAAACATGTTGTCTCCTTCGCATGTCATTCCCTTTCATCAG ACATTTAATGGGAAAAAATGGGAGAAATTTAACAGCGAGAAAGTTGCGACACTGGCTTATGCACGAATTCAGGGCAAACCGGCACTTATTGCACATTTCCAAAATTCAAGCTTGATGAATGAAGACAAAAAGTGTCGTCCTATTCTTCTCAATTGCGAGGGATCAGAGGTTTCTGATCAG GAACCCTTTCCATCAGATGGTATACATATTTATTCACCAAAAAGCCTAAACAGCTACTCGACCATCGATGATCAAAGCTTAGAAGGACATCGATAG